One segment of Streptomyces sp. YIM 121038 DNA contains the following:
- a CDS encoding nucleotide sugar dehydrogenase, with protein sequence MPADLAVIGLGHLGLPLAQAAAHSGIATIGYDPARAPELASGRLPGDGAEGTLTAADVRRMLAGGFRPTTDPAELGRVRTAVICAPTPQAADRTLDLGPVAEAARALAARLRPHTTVILESPAYPGTTEEFLRPLLEEGSGLRAGRDFHLAYSPGRLDPGSRTHGYAGTPKVIGGLTPACTESAAAFYGRLTDKVVRARGPREAETVHLLETNYRHVNMALVNEMAVLCHDLGIDLWDVIRCAETKPFGFQAFRPGPGVGGHGAPLEVPGPAHGARPLRMVELAQQVNDRMPGYVIQRAATLLNEHGKSARGARVLLLGVTYKPDVADQQGAPAQEIAVRLMQLGAAVSYHDPYVAHWNVLGHPVPRADSLYEAAADADLTILLQQHRTYDLQGLAVKAQLLLDTRGATPAGAAHRL encoded by the coding sequence ATGCCAGCAGACCTCGCCGTCATCGGCCTCGGCCACCTCGGCCTGCCCCTGGCCCAGGCCGCCGCCCACAGCGGCATCGCCACCATCGGCTACGACCCCGCCCGCGCACCCGAGCTCGCGAGCGGCCGCCTTCCCGGCGACGGCGCGGAGGGCACCCTCACCGCCGCCGACGTCCGCCGCATGCTCGCGGGCGGCTTCCGCCCGACCACCGACCCGGCCGAGCTCGGCCGGGTCCGCACCGCCGTCATCTGCGCGCCCACGCCGCAGGCGGCCGACCGCACGCTCGACCTCGGCCCGGTGGCCGAGGCCGCCCGTGCCCTGGCCGCACGCCTGCGCCCGCACACCACGGTCATCCTCGAATCGCCCGCCTACCCGGGAACCACGGAGGAATTCCTCCGCCCCCTCCTCGAAGAGGGCTCGGGCCTGCGCGCCGGACGCGACTTCCACCTCGCCTACTCCCCCGGCCGCCTCGACCCCGGCAGCCGCACCCACGGCTACGCCGGCACCCCCAAGGTCATCGGCGGCCTCACCCCCGCCTGCACCGAGTCCGCCGCCGCCTTCTACGGCCGCCTCACCGACAAGGTCGTACGCGCGCGTGGGCCGCGGGAGGCCGAAACCGTGCACCTCCTGGAGACCAACTACCGCCACGTGAACATGGCGTTGGTCAACGAGATGGCCGTGCTCTGCCACGACCTCGGCATCGACCTCTGGGACGTCATCCGCTGCGCCGAGACCAAGCCGTTCGGCTTCCAGGCCTTCCGCCCCGGCCCCGGCGTCGGCGGCCACGGCGCGCCCCTGGAAGTGCCCGGCCCGGCCCACGGAGCCCGCCCCCTGCGCATGGTCGAGCTCGCCCAGCAGGTCAACGACCGCATGCCCGGCTACGTCATCCAGCGCGCCGCGACCCTGCTCAACGAACACGGCAAGTCCGCCCGCGGCGCGCGCGTGCTGCTGCTCGGCGTCACGTACAAGCCGGACGTCGCCGACCAGCAGGGCGCCCCCGCCCAGGAGATCGCGGTCCGCCTCATGCAGCTCGGCGCCGCCGTCAGCTACCACGACCCGTACGTGGCCCACTGGAACGTTCTCGGCCATCCCGTCCCGCGCGCGGACAGCCTCTACGAAGCGGCCGCCGACGCCGATCTGACGATCCTGCTCCAGCAGCACCGCACCTACGACCTCCAGGGCCTGGCCGTGAAGGCCCAACTCCTGCTCGACACCCGGGGCGCGACCCCGGCGGGCGCCGCCCACCGCCTCTGA